One segment of Pelecanus crispus isolate bPelCri1 chromosome 2, bPelCri1.pri, whole genome shotgun sequence DNA contains the following:
- the PSMG4 gene encoding proteasome assembly chaperone 4, whose amino-acid sequence MEAAGGGGAAAAAAGGIALHDFSGRLGEQRVHFHAMRLRDSLFLWVGAAPALASLAVAMCSPRDSIPVAASLLGDPSDTASACLAQRLASKTKKQVFVSYNLQNTDSNFTLLIENRIKEEMMAFPEKF is encoded by the exons atggaggcggcgggcggcgggggagcggcggcggcagcagcgggcgGCATCGCCCTGCACGACTTCAGCGGGCGGCTGGGCGAGCAGCGGGTGCACTTCCACGCCATGCGGCTGCGGGACTCGCTCTTCCTGTGGGTGggcgccgcgcccgccctcGCCAGCCTGGCCGTCGCCATGTGCAGCCCCCGG GACAGCATCCCGGTGGCCGCCTCGCTCCTCGGGGATCCCTCGGACACCGCCTCCGCCTGCCTGGCCCAGCGCTTGG cCAGCAAGACCAAAAAACAGGTATTTGTCAGCTACAATCTTCAAAACACAGACAGCAATTTCACCTTACTCATAGAAAACAGGATCAAAGAAGAAATGATGGCTTTTCCAGAGAAGTTCTGA